A genomic stretch from Corynebacterium kutscheri includes:
- a CDS encoding SdpI family protein, giving the protein MILGSILLIFALTLIVIGVLAWTKKLPGNSIIGLRIPEVRASQENWQAAHQIAGPLWIVSGISLVIGALIAFIATGWMWLIVAFSIIASVVFLSLGANFGARTISIVEAHEKNLSASTKETTSEVSEPATPEITAPAPQVDLAAVRRAAQESDE; this is encoded by the coding sequence ATGATTCTAGGCAGCATCCTTCTTATTTTTGCACTCACACTTATTGTGATTGGTGTTTTAGCATGGACAAAGAAACTTCCAGGCAACTCCATAATTGGACTTCGGATACCAGAAGTACGTGCTTCTCAAGAAAATTGGCAAGCTGCCCACCAAATTGCTGGTCCATTATGGATCGTCAGCGGAATCTCCCTTGTTATTGGTGCACTCATAGCATTTATTGCTACCGGATGGATGTGGCTTATTGTTGCCTTTAGCATCATTGCCAGTGTGGTGTTTTTGAGTCTCGGCGCTAATTTTGGCGCTCGCACCATTTCTATTGTGGAAGCACATGAAAAAAACCTCTCCGCTTCTACGAAAGAAACAACCTCCGAAGTTAGCGAACCCGCAACCCCTGAAATTACCGCTCCCGCACCACAGGTAGATCTTGCCGCAGTGCGACGTGCTGCCCAAGAATCAGATGAATGA
- a CDS encoding DUF1846 domain-containing protein has protein sequence MVNKIGFDRGQYIEMQSQHIKARREEIGGKLYLEMGGKLFDDMHASRVLPGFTPDNKIAMLEQIRDEVEILVCINAKDLERHKIRADLGISYEDDVLRLVDVFRDRGFLVEHVVLTQMDDENTRAIAFKNRLERLGLKVARHRVIPGYPTNMDLIVSEEGLGRNEYAETTRDLVVVTAPGPGSGKLATCLSQVYHEHQRGINAGYAKFETFPIWNLPLEHPVNLAYEAATVDLNDANVIDHFHLSAYGQSTVNYNRDVEAFPLLKTLLERLTGTTPYQSPTDMGVNMAGKCITDDQVCREAANQEIIRRYFKELVDEARGGLDATQSERAAVVMAKAGIQVADRSVIAPARAKEEATGAPASAIKLSDGPIITGRTSELLGCSAAMLLNALKHLAGIDDGELLLSPSAIEPIQTLKVDHLGSLNPRLHTDEVLIALSVSASTNDQARRALDELKNLRGCDVHTTTILGSVDEAIFRNLGVLVTSDPKFARKSLYQKR, from the coding sequence ATGGTTAATAAGATCGGTTTTGACCGTGGACAATATATCGAGATGCAATCCCAGCATATTAAGGCTCGGCGCGAAGAGATAGGTGGCAAGCTCTATCTCGAAATGGGTGGCAAGCTTTTCGACGATATGCATGCCTCCCGTGTTCTACCCGGATTTACCCCAGACAATAAAATTGCCATGCTGGAACAAATCCGCGACGAGGTCGAAATCTTAGTCTGTATTAACGCCAAAGATTTAGAGCGACATAAAATTCGTGCCGATCTAGGTATTTCTTATGAAGACGATGTGCTGCGTCTTGTTGATGTATTCCGTGATCGAGGCTTTTTGGTAGAGCACGTAGTGCTCACTCAGATGGATGATGAAAATACGCGAGCAATTGCCTTTAAAAATCGACTAGAACGCCTAGGACTAAAAGTTGCTCGTCATCGAGTTATTCCTGGCTACCCCACCAATATGGATCTTATTGTTTCCGAGGAAGGTTTGGGGCGCAATGAATACGCTGAGACCACTCGAGATCTAGTTGTTGTTACTGCACCAGGGCCTGGATCAGGAAAACTAGCTACTTGTCTCAGCCAGGTGTATCACGAGCATCAACGTGGCATTAATGCCGGCTATGCTAAATTCGAGACCTTCCCAATTTGGAATTTGCCACTAGAGCATCCGGTTAATCTTGCTTACGAAGCCGCCACCGTGGACCTTAACGATGCCAATGTGATCGACCACTTCCACCTCAGCGCCTACGGACAGTCAACGGTTAATTACAACCGCGATGTAGAAGCATTCCCCCTACTAAAAACCTTGCTGGAACGACTAACCGGTACTACCCCATATCAATCGCCTACTGATATGGGAGTAAATATGGCCGGAAAGTGCATTACCGACGATCAAGTATGCCGCGAGGCGGCCAACCAGGAAATTATCCGCCGCTATTTCAAAGAGCTTGTCGACGAAGCACGTGGCGGATTAGACGCCACTCAATCTGAGCGTGCTGCCGTGGTGATGGCTAAAGCTGGTATCCAAGTGGCAGATCGTAGCGTGATTGCTCCGGCACGTGCCAAGGAAGAAGCTACCGGCGCACCAGCATCAGCTATTAAACTCAGTGATGGCCCAATTATTACTGGGCGTACTTCCGAACTTTTAGGTTGCTCGGCAGCAATGCTACTGAATGCCTTAAAACACCTAGCTGGTATTGATGACGGAGAACTATTGCTCTCCCCTAGCGCTATCGAACCAATTCAAACGTTGAAAGTAGATCACCTAGGAAGCCTCAATCCGCGCCTGCATACCGATGAGGTACTAATCGCTTTGTCGGTATCGGCATCTACCAATGATCAAGCGCGCCGGGCTCTTGATGAATTGAAGAATCTACGCGGTTGCGATGTGCACACGACGACGATTTTAGGCTCTGTTGACGAGGCTATTTTTAGAAACCTAGGTGTGCTAGTAACCAGTGATCCAAAGTTTGCCCGTAAGAGCTTGTACCAGAAACGCTAG
- a CDS encoding ABC transporter ATP-binding protein yields the protein MSTAHSLQAHDVELAYGERTIASNLSVSITPGKITSIIGPNGCGKSTLLKALARLLKPTSGTVTLNGIALSEWNSKKLAHNLGLLPQTPLAPEGISVTDLVGRGRTPYQGMLGRWSSRDYDAVAHAINVTGISDLAERTIDELSGGQRQRVWIAMALAQETEVLLLDEPTTYLDVTHQLDVLDLLKDLNTTSATTIVMVLHDLNLAAHYSDELIAMREGKIICTGTPEEVVTEENVHEIFHLTSKVIADPVSGSPMVIPIGRW from the coding sequence GTGAGCACTGCTCATTCACTCCAAGCACACGACGTCGAACTAGCCTATGGCGAGCGCACTATCGCTAGTAACCTCAGTGTATCCATTACTCCCGGTAAAATTACCTCAATTATCGGCCCCAATGGTTGCGGCAAATCCACCCTGCTCAAAGCCCTAGCTCGGCTACTCAAACCGACATCAGGAACCGTAACTCTTAACGGGATAGCTTTATCAGAATGGAACTCTAAAAAACTGGCGCACAATCTAGGGCTTCTGCCGCAAACTCCACTGGCCCCGGAAGGGATTTCAGTAACTGATCTTGTTGGCCGCGGGCGTACTCCTTATCAAGGTATGTTAGGGCGCTGGTCTAGCCGTGATTATGATGCCGTCGCTCATGCTATTAATGTCACTGGCATTTCTGATCTTGCGGAACGCACCATTGATGAACTTTCTGGCGGTCAGCGCCAGCGGGTATGGATCGCTATGGCATTAGCTCAAGAAACAGAAGTTTTGCTTCTCGACGAACCAACCACCTATTTAGATGTTACCCATCAATTAGATGTGCTTGACCTGCTTAAAGACCTTAATACCACTAGCGCAACGACTATCGTTATGGTGCTTCATGATCTCAACCTAGCCGCACACTACTCTGATGAACTTATTGCCATGCGGGAAGGAAAGATTATCTGCACTGGCACCCCGGAAGAAGTAGTCACTGAAGAAAATGTGCACGAAATATTTCATCTCACCTCTAAGGTAATAGCCGACCCGGTATCTGGTTCCCCCATGGTTATTCCTATTGGTAGGTGGTAA
- a CDS encoding FecCD family ABC transporter permease yields MKQLTLSLIVLVAAMLASITLGVRDISLSDVYQAILGHTNTVEQAVAAARLPRTILGVLAGAGLSAAGLAFQSITRNPLADPGILGVLHGASLAVVLGITFGWNAPFLLAIIGAGIAGVFVFIIGSMGRSGATPLKLALAGAATTAALVSLIRLISLPQSRVLDSFRHWQVGDIGDTQWPTLRIAIPIIGLALIVLWSQAGSMNALALGDEAATALGFHVSRVRLIVGISGIVLCGMVTALCGPISFIGLVVPHACRMLSSTNHRILVPFSILLGASFLLISDTLGRLIIDNTEIAVGILMPLIGAPVFVWIVHTFKARELA; encoded by the coding sequence ATGAAGCAGCTTACGCTGAGTCTTATCGTGCTCGTCGCGGCGATGCTTGCCAGCATCACCCTCGGCGTGCGCGATATTTCTCTTTCCGACGTTTATCAGGCGATATTAGGACATACCAATACCGTCGAACAAGCTGTTGCCGCAGCTCGACTACCACGAACCATACTTGGTGTTCTCGCTGGTGCTGGACTTTCTGCCGCTGGTCTAGCCTTCCAATCAATTACTCGTAACCCCTTGGCTGATCCTGGTATTTTAGGTGTGCTTCATGGGGCATCGCTTGCAGTGGTTCTTGGCATTACCTTTGGTTGGAATGCACCATTTTTATTAGCTATTATCGGTGCCGGAATAGCCGGTGTGTTTGTTTTCATTATCGGTTCCATGGGTAGATCTGGTGCAACTCCATTAAAACTTGCTCTTGCCGGTGCTGCTACCACAGCTGCCTTAGTATCTTTAATTCGGCTTATTTCGCTGCCTCAATCGCGGGTGCTCGATTCTTTCCGGCATTGGCAAGTAGGCGATATCGGTGATACCCAGTGGCCAACCTTACGTATTGCGATCCCAATTATTGGCCTAGCGCTTATAGTGTTGTGGTCTCAAGCAGGTAGCATGAATGCCTTGGCGTTAGGCGATGAAGCAGCTACCGCCTTAGGGTTTCATGTTTCGCGCGTGCGGCTTATCGTAGGAATAAGCGGCATTGTTTTATGCGGAATGGTCACCGCCCTATGTGGTCCTATTTCTTTTATTGGTCTCGTTGTTCCTCATGCGTGCCGGATGCTTAGTTCTACAAATCATCGCATTTTAGTGCCATTTTCTATTTTATTGGGTGCTAGTTTTCTGCTTATTTCCGATACGCTTGGCCGCTTAATTATCGACAATACTGAGATTGCCGTTGGCATTTTAATGCCACTTATTGGTGCTCCGGTGTTTGTTTGGATTGTTCACACTTTTAAGGCACGTGAATTGGCATGA
- a CDS encoding dicarboxylate/amino acid:cation symporter, with protein sequence MDMKRLSSSLLFRIIVAIILGIICSFFLSDSVARIFVTFNGLFGNFLGLFVPVLIFALITPAIAGLGRGAGKWLAGTTAIAYVSALLAGLLSWLVAATIYPWLLAAQSSVNISDVEAGALMPYLTVEMPAPVSVMTALILAFVIGVTMTNVKSDTLFASVTDLRRIVMKVITGFIVPLLPVYIFGMFLSLGMNGNLVDTLSAFAKVLVLAILMSFVVLIVQFFIAGAFTGKNPFVALKNMMPAYFTALGTSSSAATIPITYECARKNGVSQSVAGFVVPLCATIHLSGSMLKITLFAFAIMFMDGMEIPLSVAAGFILMLGVTMVAAPGVPGGAIMAAVGLLSANLGFSDDQVALMIAAYIAIDSFGTACNVTGDGAIAMVINKFAKGDIERNELDGADDLGLAVVISGQDEQDA encoded by the coding sequence ATGGACATGAAACGACTCTCTTCGTCGCTGCTGTTTAGAATCATTGTCGCCATTATCTTGGGAATTATTTGTAGTTTTTTCCTCTCAGATTCTGTGGCACGTATTTTTGTGACCTTTAATGGTCTTTTTGGAAACTTCCTTGGCCTCTTTGTGCCAGTGCTTATTTTTGCGTTGATTACTCCCGCCATTGCAGGACTGGGACGTGGTGCAGGTAAGTGGCTGGCTGGTACAACCGCTATTGCTTATGTATCGGCATTGCTTGCCGGGCTTCTTTCCTGGTTGGTGGCAGCCACGATATACCCTTGGTTGCTTGCTGCTCAAAGTTCAGTCAATATCAGTGATGTTGAAGCAGGTGCACTAATGCCATATCTTACGGTGGAAATGCCAGCCCCGGTAAGTGTCATGACAGCACTTATTCTGGCTTTCGTGATTGGCGTAACCATGACAAACGTTAAATCTGACACCTTATTTGCCAGCGTGACAGATTTACGTCGCATTGTAATGAAGGTGATTACTGGCTTTATTGTGCCGCTGTTGCCGGTGTATATCTTCGGCATGTTCTTGTCGTTAGGCATGAACGGCAACTTGGTTGATACGCTATCGGCTTTCGCTAAAGTACTCGTTTTAGCAATCCTGATGAGCTTCGTTGTTCTGATTGTGCAGTTCTTTATCGCTGGGGCATTTACAGGCAAGAACCCATTTGTGGCATTAAAGAATATGATGCCGGCCTACTTCACCGCACTAGGTACCTCCTCTTCGGCAGCAACCATTCCGATCACCTATGAGTGTGCTCGTAAAAATGGGGTATCGCAGTCGGTAGCCGGTTTCGTGGTTCCGCTATGCGCCACGATTCACCTATCTGGATCCATGCTGAAGATCACCTTGTTCGCCTTCGCCATTATGTTTATGGATGGCATGGAGATTCCGCTTAGCGTCGCTGCTGGCTTCATCCTTATGCTGGGTGTGACCATGGTTGCTGCTCCTGGTGTTCCTGGTGGCGCAATTATGGCTGCCGTTGGTTTGCTTAGTGCTAACCTTGGTTTCAGTGACGATCAAGTTGCCCTGATGATTGCTGCCTACATCGCCATCGATTCCTTCGGTACCGCCTGCAACGTTACTGGTGATGGTGCTATTGCCATGGTGATTAATAAGTTCGCCAAGGGTGATATTGAGCGTAATGAACTCGACGGTGCCGATGATCTTGGTTTGGCCGTGGTAATTTCTGGTCAAGATGAACAAGATGCTTAG
- a CDS encoding FecCD family ABC transporter permease, with protein MTDSSSLAVEPSISAHALRRQRTLARTKAITGITVLLILLVVLIAVALMYGETFYPLSDVFAVIQGRTVPGASYTVGELRLPRTIIGVCVGLALGASGVSFQIMLRNQLASPDIVGISATASTVGVIGITVFHLNSWLISLLSLVFTLLVAIAMYTFTKGGTKLILIGIGVGAFMQSIVVFVLSKANESDLQSAGRWMAGSLNQSNWKLVLPVVVLVLILLPLLICLSHHLSVLRLGDELAAGLGLSVDRSRKTVMALSVFLTAVSTAAVGPIAFVAFMSGPIALRIPHRNLILTASLIGALLVLVSDLISQLLLPYRYPVGVVTGVLGAPFLIYLLIRSNKKGASL; from the coding sequence ATGACAGATTCATCCTCTTTAGCAGTCGAACCGTCGATAAGCGCTCACGCGTTACGACGGCAACGCACACTAGCTCGCACCAAAGCAATAACTGGTATTACTGTCTTATTAATTCTGCTGGTGGTATTGATTGCGGTAGCCCTGATGTACGGGGAAACTTTTTATCCGCTTAGCGATGTTTTTGCAGTTATCCAGGGACGTACTGTTCCCGGTGCCTCCTATACTGTCGGTGAACTGCGACTACCTCGGACAATTATCGGTGTATGCGTTGGTCTTGCATTGGGTGCTTCCGGAGTAAGTTTTCAAATAATGTTGCGTAACCAACTAGCCAGTCCCGATATTGTAGGTATTTCGGCAACTGCTAGCACGGTCGGTGTTATTGGTATTACTGTTTTCCATCTCAATAGCTGGCTAATTTCACTGCTATCACTGGTTTTTACTCTTCTTGTCGCTATCGCTATGTATACCTTTACTAAAGGTGGCACAAAGCTGATTCTTATTGGCATCGGAGTGGGCGCTTTTATGCAATCCATTGTGGTGTTTGTACTTTCTAAAGCCAATGAATCTGATCTACAAAGCGCTGGGCGATGGATGGCTGGATCACTAAATCAATCCAACTGGAAACTAGTTCTCCCGGTAGTCGTATTGGTATTAATCCTACTGCCGCTGCTTATTTGCTTATCACACCATCTCTCAGTGCTTCGCCTTGGCGATGAACTAGCAGCCGGATTAGGCCTCAGTGTTGATCGCTCTCGCAAAACAGTCATGGCGTTAAGCGTATTTCTTACTGCCGTATCAACTGCTGCTGTTGGCCCCATCGCTTTCGTTGCTTTTATGTCTGGTCCCATCGCACTGCGCATTCCACACCGCAATCTTATTTTGACCGCCTCACTAATTGGTGCACTTTTAGTTTTGGTTTCCGATCTTATTTCTCAACTATTATTGCCCTACCGTTACCCGGTAGGTGTGGTTACTGGAGTACTCGGCGCACCATTTCTTATCTATCTGCTTATCCGTTCCAACAAGAAGGGTGCCTCGCTGTGA